Proteins from one Bacteroides mediterraneensis genomic window:
- the proB gene encoding glutamate 5-kinase — protein MENRTYQYKRIAVKIGSNVLTRRDGTLDVTRMSALVDQVAELHKAGVEVVLVSSGAVASGRSELKPLKKLDSVDQRQLFSAVGQAKLINRYYELFREHGITVGQVLTTKESFSTRRHYLNQRNCMRVMLENGVIPIVNENDTISITELMFTDNDELSGMIASMMDMQALIILSNIDGIYNGSPSQPGTSVIRTVERGKDLSDYIQTEKSGFGRGGMLTKSTIARKVADEGITVIIANGKKENILLDLLYRPETTVCTRFLPAPAEVSSVKKWIAHSEGFAKGELHLNRQAVEAVRGSKATSILPVGVTRVAGDFEKDDIVRIMDEQGQQIGVGRVSADAAEAVLLVGRHGQKPLVHYDYLYLE, from the coding sequence ATGGAAAACAGAACTTATCAATATAAACGGATTGCCGTAAAGATAGGCAGCAATGTGCTGACCCGTCGTGACGGCACACTGGATGTGACCCGTATGTCGGCTTTGGTTGACCAGGTGGCCGAACTGCACAAGGCCGGAGTGGAAGTGGTATTGGTGTCATCCGGAGCGGTGGCTTCCGGAAGAAGCGAGCTGAAACCGTTGAAAAAGCTGGACAGTGTGGACCAGCGGCAGCTCTTTTCTGCCGTGGGGCAGGCCAAACTGATTAACCGGTATTACGAACTGTTCCGCGAACACGGTATTACGGTGGGGCAGGTGCTGACCACCAAGGAGAGTTTTTCCACCCGCCGCCACTACCTGAACCAGCGCAACTGCATGCGGGTGATGCTGGAAAACGGGGTGATTCCCATTGTGAACGAGAATGACACGATTTCCATCACCGAACTGATGTTTACCGACAACGACGAGCTTTCGGGCATGATTGCCTCGATGATGGACATGCAGGCACTGATTATTCTCAGTAACATCGACGGCATCTACAACGGCTCTCCTTCGCAGCCGGGCACTTCGGTCATCCGTACCGTGGAGCGGGGGAAAGACCTTTCCGACTACATCCAGACCGAGAAATCCGGTTTCGGCAGAGGAGGCATGCTCACCAAGAGTACCATTGCCCGCAAGGTGGCCGATGAAGGCATTACGGTAATTATAGCCAACGGAAAGAAAGAGAATATCCTGCTCGATTTGCTGTACCGTCCTGAAACGACGGTGTGTACGCGTTTCCTCCCGGCTCCGGCAGAGGTGTCGAGCGTCAAGAAATGGATTGCCCACAGTGAAGGTTTTGCCAAAGGTGAGCTGCACCTGAACCGGCAGGCGGTAGAGGCCGTCAGGGGCAGTAAGGCGACCAGCATCCTTCCGGTAGGGGTGACGCGGGTGGCCGGTGATTTTGAGAAAGACGACATCGTGCGTATTATGGACGAACAGGGACAGCAAATCGGGGTAGGCCGCGTGTCGGCCGATGCTGCCGAGGCCGTATTGCTGGTCGGCCGTCACGGACAGAAACCGCTGGTACACTATGACTATCTTTATCTGGAGTGA
- a CDS encoding Gfo/Idh/MocA family protein: METLKIAYIGMGYRGKQLLALCRHIPYFQITAIADPEAREDVYGVPCYHRGGDDYQRMIDTHAPQLVFIASPWQLHVTHALYCLKAGCHVALEIKGGLSLHEYQPLLEAADASGKKVFPLENTLFRQEVLAMYNLVREGALGEIVHLRGGYRHDLRNLLLDDKGNMGNRKKTESIWRSKFYLQENGDLYPTHGLAPLCLIAGIPRKDRVVYLTSFSSKAAGLHQRIRELGGDEQLTVTQGDIVLTQLETASGILISLTHDTTLPRPRSLDLEVQGTKGIWQGELRRIYLEGRSPQETWEPDTPYLQQYAHTYWKRWGEEALRLDTHHEGMDYIMLKALEADLKQELTYPADLRDLALWTSVTPLSIQSIAEHKTICLE, translated from the coding sequence ATGGAAACGCTCAAAATCGCTTATATCGGCATGGGATACCGCGGCAAGCAACTGCTGGCCCTCTGCCGTCACATTCCTTATTTCCAGATTACCGCCATTGCCGACCCGGAAGCCCGGGAAGACGTGTATGGCGTGCCTTGCTACCACCGGGGAGGCGACGATTACCAACGGATGATTGACACGCACGCCCCGCAACTGGTGTTCATTGCCTCACCCTGGCAACTGCATGTGACGCATGCCTTGTATTGCCTGAAGGCCGGTTGCCATGTGGCGCTTGAAATCAAAGGAGGGCTTTCACTACACGAATACCAGCCTCTCCTGGAGGCTGCCGATGCCAGCGGGAAAAAGGTTTTTCCGCTGGAGAACACGCTTTTCCGGCAAGAAGTACTGGCCATGTACAACCTGGTCCGGGAAGGGGCGTTAGGGGAAATCGTACACCTGCGCGGCGGCTACCGCCACGACCTGCGCAACCTCCTGCTGGACGACAAGGGAAATATGGGCAACCGGAAAAAGACGGAGAGCATCTGGCGAAGCAAGTTTTACCTGCAAGAAAACGGGGACCTCTATCCTACCCACGGACTGGCTCCGCTCTGCCTCATCGCCGGCATTCCCCGCAAAGACCGAGTGGTCTACCTGACTTCCTTTTCTTCTAAAGCAGCCGGACTGCACCAGCGCATCCGGGAACTGGGAGGAGACGAACAGCTCACAGTCACTCAAGGAGACATCGTCTTGACACAGCTGGAAACGGCTTCCGGCATACTCATCTCGCTCACCCACGACACGACCTTGCCGCGTCCCCGAAGCCTCGACCTGGAGGTACAAGGCACCAAGGGTATCTGGCAGGGGGAACTGCGACGCATCTACCTGGAGGGCAGGAGTCCACAAGAGACCTGGGAGCCGGATACGCCTTACCTGCAACAATACGCACATACATACTGGAAACGCTGGGGAGAAGAAGCGCTCCGCCTGGACACACACCACGAGGGTATGGACTACATCATGCTCAAGGCGCTGGAAGCGGACCTGAAACAGGAACTCACTTACCCGGCCGACCTGCGCGACCTGGCGCTTTGGACTTCGGTCACTCCGTTATCCATCCAGTCCATCGCCGAACACAAGACCATTTGTCTGGAATGA
- a CDS encoding helix-turn-helix domain-containing protein, whose product MDEQIRQIGERIRGLRDALELSVEEMADRCGLRVEQYREIESGEFDIAVSTLQQIARKFDIPLDVLMFGEEPKMNSYFLTRWGTGISVERTKAYKYQALASGFRNRKADPFLVTVEPKPEDTPIYYNTHYGQEFNMVLEGRMLLSINGRDLILEQGDSLYFDSSLPHGMKALDGKAVKFLAIVM is encoded by the coding sequence ATGGACGAGCAAATAAGACAAATAGGGGAACGCATCCGTGGGTTGCGCGATGCCTTGGAACTGAGTGTGGAAGAAATGGCCGACCGCTGCGGGCTGCGGGTAGAACAGTATCGTGAGATTGAGTCGGGAGAGTTTGACATTGCCGTCAGCACCTTGCAGCAGATTGCGCGGAAATTTGACATTCCGTTGGATGTGCTGATGTTCGGGGAAGAGCCCAAGATGAATTCTTATTTTCTGACCCGCTGGGGAACCGGCATCTCGGTGGAACGTACGAAGGCTTACAAATATCAGGCACTGGCTTCCGGTTTCCGGAACCGCAAGGCCGATCCTTTTCTGGTAACCGTGGAACCGAAGCCGGAAGATACACCTATTTATTATAATACTCACTACGGTCAGGAGTTCAACATGGTGTTGGAAGGCCGGATGTTGCTCAGCATCAATGGAAGAGACCTGATTCTGGAGCAGGGCGACAGCCTTTATTTTGATTCTTCCCTTCCGCACGGCATGAAGGCCCT